Proteins co-encoded in one Ruegeria sp. HKCCD4315 genomic window:
- a CDS encoding monovalent cation/H+ antiporter subunit D has product MNHWIVAPIVLPAILAPFIIMVLRYHLDLQRIFSVAGVIALLGIALTITAQASGGEILVYELGNWPAPFGIVMVLDRLSAMMVLLTALLALPIVLYAIASGWDERGKHFHALLHFQLMGVCGAFLTGDAFNLFVFFEVLLIASYGLMTHGGGSVRLKSGVQYVAYNLLGSTLFLFALGTIYGVTGTLNMADIAVRVAEIPAEDTALLRVGAVLLLLVFCIKAAVLPLHFWLPASYANAPLPVAALFAIMTKVGAYSIIRMYTLAFGPEVEATQGLVGDWLQPAALLTLAVGAVGILGSQHIARMVAFCAIASMGTLLIAISQFTPDATAAALYYVFHSTLATALLFLVADLVMERRGGAIAPTTPMPQSGLISALFFVGAIAMAGMPPLSGFIGKLLVLDASRDASDATAVWAVILIGSFVTIVGLARAGTLIFWKSHDTQVVTIEEPVQGEEVPAPVAPEPQLGLAITAVFGLVAGLILLTLFAGPALEYTSKTAAQLFAPENYISAVLGREE; this is encoded by the coding sequence ATGAACCACTGGATCGTTGCGCCGATCGTCCTTCCCGCGATCCTGGCCCCGTTCATCATCATGGTCCTGCGGTATCATCTGGACCTGCAGCGCATCTTCTCGGTCGCCGGTGTCATTGCCCTGCTGGGCATTGCCCTGACCATCACCGCGCAAGCGTCAGGTGGTGAAATTCTGGTCTACGAGTTGGGCAATTGGCCTGCACCTTTCGGTATTGTCATGGTGTTGGATCGGCTCTCAGCCATGATGGTTCTGCTGACCGCGCTGCTGGCCTTACCCATTGTGCTTTATGCCATAGCGTCGGGCTGGGACGAGCGCGGGAAACATTTCCACGCACTGCTCCATTTCCAGCTTATGGGCGTTTGCGGAGCTTTCCTGACCGGCGACGCGTTCAACCTGTTTGTGTTCTTCGAAGTTCTGCTGATCGCCTCCTACGGGCTGATGACCCATGGCGGCGGTTCGGTTCGATTGAAATCGGGCGTGCAGTATGTGGCTTACAACCTCTTGGGCTCGACCCTGTTTCTGTTTGCCTTGGGGACAATCTATGGCGTCACCGGTACGCTGAACATGGCAGACATCGCTGTGCGCGTTGCCGAAATCCCCGCCGAGGACACCGCCCTTTTGCGGGTTGGCGCAGTGCTTCTATTGCTGGTCTTCTGCATTAAAGCTGCGGTTTTGCCGCTGCATTTCTGGCTTCCTGCCAGCTACGCCAATGCGCCATTACCCGTGGCTGCCTTGTTCGCCATCATGACCAAAGTTGGTGCTTACTCGATCATTCGCATGTATACGCTGGCCTTCGGACCCGAGGTCGAAGCGACGCAAGGTTTGGTGGGCGATTGGCTGCAACCTGCCGCGCTTTTGACCTTGGCCGTTGGGGCCGTCGGCATATTGGGATCACAGCACATAGCCCGCATGGTGGCATTTTGCGCCATCGCTTCGATGGGTACGCTGCTGATCGCAATCTCGCAATTCACGCCAGATGCGACGGCGGCTGCACTCTACTACGTGTTCCACTCGACGCTTGCGACTGCGCTGTTATTCCTGGTGGCGGATCTGGTGATGGAACGTCGCGGCGGTGCCATCGCACCCACAACACCGATGCCACAGAGCGGCCTGATCTCGGCCCTGTTCTTTGTCGGAGCCATCGCAATGGCAGGTATGCCCCCGCTTTCGGGCTTCATCGGCAAACTGCTGGTTCTGGACGCGTCCCGCGATGCATCGGATGCAACAGCGGTCTGGGCTGTTATTCTGATCGGATCTTTTGTCACCATCGTTGGGCTGGCGCGCGCGGGAACGTTGATCTTCTGGAAAAGCCACGACACGCAGGTCGTCACCATCGAAGAGCCTGTCCAGGGCGAAGAGGTCCCAGCACCGGTCGCCCCAGAACCGCAACTCGGCCTTGCGATCACAGCCGTGTTTGGACTGGTGGCGGGTTTGATCCTGCTGACCCTGTTTGCAGGTCCGGCCCTTGAATACACAAGCAAGACCGCAGCTCAGCTGTTTGCGCCCGAAAACTACATCTCTGCCGTATTGGGAAGGGAAGAATGA
- a CDS encoding Na+/H+ antiporter subunit G, with translation MTLLVEILIAVFLIMSGIFGFVGSFGMIKLKDPMSRLHAPTKATTLGVGGVLLASITHSVLLEGKLSLHELLITLFLFLTAPITALFIAKWHIHRHEKPSDLPDAGEDELWATHAVEQVEDVPDHSAN, from the coding sequence ATGACATTACTCGTCGAAATTCTGATCGCCGTTTTCCTGATCATGTCGGGCATCTTCGGTTTTGTCGGTTCCTTCGGCATGATCAAGCTAAAAGACCCTATGTCCCGCCTGCACGCGCCGACCAAGGCGACGACGTTGGGCGTGGGCGGTGTGCTTCTGGCCTCGATCACGCATTCCGTCCTGCTGGAAGGCAAACTGTCATTGCATGAGCTTCTGATCACGCTTTTCTTGTTCCTGACGGCACCGATCACGGCCCTGTTCATTGCCAAATGGCACATTCATCGTCATGAAAAGCCCAGCGATTTGCCGGATGCGGGTGAGGATGAGCTTTGGGCCACTCACGCGGTCGAGCAGGTCGAGGACGTCCCGGACCATAGCGCGAATTAA
- the selD gene encoding selenide, water dikinase SelD codes for MHSPPLPLTRDLVLVGGGHTHALLLRKWGMNPLPGARVTVINPGPTAPYSGMLPGFVAGHYDRRELDIDLVKLARFAGARVILGAVEGIDTDAHQVHVPGHPPVGFDVASVNVGITSDMPALPGFAEHAIPAKPLGRFAARWADYLNHDGPASVAVIGGGVAGAELVMAMAHALKAKGRAARITLIDNASILTATKPKAAATIRRAMQDLGVDVIENAVITRIDADRVELKDGRAIPADFVTGAAGARPYDWIAHTGLDLQDGYIRVNGHLQSSDPAVFAAGDCAHLSDNPRPKAGVYAVREAPVLFDNLRAALGAGRIRRYVPQKDYLKLISLGGKSALGERLGTSFSGPIMWKWKNHIDQTFMNRFRNLPQMKLPALPRDRAFGLDETLGEKLMCGGCGAKVGRDALQTALKLQPAPVRSDITPLPGDDAALLQAGGVQQVMTSDHLRAFTNDPALMARIAAVHALGDIWAMGATPQAATATIILPRMSASLQGRTMAEIMAVAGKVMKEAGAEIVGGHSSMGDEMTIGFTITGLCETPPVTLAGGQPGDRLILTKPLGSGVMMAAEMAGLADGAWVAAAYQQMTQPQGEAARIMAKAHAMTDVTGFGLAGHLQGICDASGCGAVLDLDAIEVMDGALELSEQGMRSTIFADNRAIAMGLPAEGKAALLFDPQTAGGLLAAVDAAAADALIQDLKAAGYPAVIIGELTDTPGMRLQS; via the coding sequence ATGCACTCACCTCCGCTACCTTTAACCCGCGATCTGGTTCTTGTTGGCGGAGGTCACACCCATGCGTTGCTTTTGCGGAAATGGGGGATGAACCCCCTGCCCGGGGCACGGGTGACAGTGATCAACCCCGGTCCAACCGCGCCATATTCCGGGATGCTACCCGGATTTGTCGCCGGACATTATGATCGCCGGGAATTGGACATTGATCTGGTGAAACTCGCGCGCTTCGCAGGCGCTCGTGTCATTCTGGGTGCGGTTGAGGGGATCGATACCGACGCACATCAGGTGCATGTTCCCGGACACCCGCCGGTCGGGTTTGATGTGGCGTCGGTCAATGTCGGGATCACTTCGGACATGCCCGCTCTGCCGGGCTTTGCCGAACATGCCATTCCAGCCAAACCTCTGGGCCGATTTGCTGCGCGGTGGGCTGACTACCTTAATCACGATGGCCCTGCGTCAGTCGCGGTGATCGGCGGGGGCGTTGCCGGGGCCGAATTGGTCATGGCCATGGCCCATGCTCTCAAAGCAAAGGGGCGCGCGGCGCGGATCACGCTGATCGATAATGCCTCGATCCTGACGGCCACCAAACCCAAGGCGGCGGCCACGATCCGCCGCGCCATGCAGGATCTGGGTGTGGACGTCATCGAAAACGCAGTGATCACCCGGATCGACGCGGATCGCGTGGAACTGAAGGACGGCCGCGCAATACCTGCAGATTTCGTCACCGGAGCCGCCGGGGCGCGCCCTTATGACTGGATCGCACATACCGGGCTGGATCTGCAGGACGGGTACATCCGGGTGAACGGCCATCTTCAATCCAGCGACCCCGCTGTTTTTGCAGCCGGAGATTGCGCCCACCTGTCGGATAATCCGCGCCCCAAGGCAGGCGTTTACGCGGTGCGCGAAGCGCCCGTTCTTTTTGATAATCTGCGTGCCGCGCTGGGGGCGGGACGGATTCGCAGGTATGTCCCGCAGAAGGATTACCTCAAACTGATTTCTTTGGGCGGCAAATCCGCGCTTGGTGAACGTTTGGGGACATCCTTCAGCGGTCCGATCATGTGGAAATGGAAGAACCACATTGACCAAACCTTCATGAATAGGTTTCGAAACCTGCCGCAGATGAAGCTTCCAGCATTACCACGCGACCGGGCCTTTGGGCTGGATGAGACGCTTGGGGAAAAACTAATGTGCGGAGGATGCGGGGCCAAAGTCGGGCGCGACGCGTTGCAGACCGCTCTGAAATTGCAACCCGCGCCTGTCCGATCAGACATCACCCCCCTGCCCGGCGATGATGCGGCTTTGTTACAGGCGGGTGGCGTTCAGCAAGTCATGACCTCGGATCACCTGCGGGCTTTCACCAATGATCCCGCCCTTATGGCGCGCATTGCTGCTGTGCACGCCTTGGGGGATATCTGGGCCATGGGAGCAACGCCTCAGGCCGCAACGGCGACGATCATCCTGCCTCGTATGTCCGCCAGTCTTCAAGGCCGCACCATGGCAGAAATCATGGCAGTCGCAGGCAAGGTGATGAAAGAGGCCGGGGCCGAGATCGTGGGTGGGCACAGTTCCATGGGCGACGAGATGACCATCGGCTTTACGATAACCGGCCTTTGTGAAACGCCTCCTGTAACATTGGCGGGTGGGCAACCGGGGGACCGTCTGATCCTGACCAAGCCCTTGGGCAGCGGCGTTATGATGGCTGCGGAAATGGCCGGTCTAGCGGACGGAGCCTGGGTCGCAGCGGCCTACCAGCAGATGACCCAACCGCAGGGAGAGGCGGCACGTATTATGGCCAAAGCCCATGCGATGACGGATGTGACCGGGTTTGGATTAGCCGGACACCTGCAAGGTATCTGCGACGCCTCAGGCTGCGGTGCCGTGCTTGATCTGGACGCGATTGAGGTGATGGATGGTGCGCTGGAGCTGTCTGAACAAGGTATGCGGTCAACGATCTTTGCCGACAACCGGGCTATTGCCATGGGCCTGCCCGCCGAAGGCAAAGCCGCTTTGTTGTTCGATCCGCAAACGGCTGGGGGTTTGCTGGCGGCTGTCGATGCGGCAGCGGCCGATGCACTGATTCAGGACTTGAAGGCCGCAGGGTACCCCGCCGTAATCATTGGCGAATTGACTGATACTCCGGGCATGCGCCTTCAAAGCTGA
- a CDS encoding K+/H+ antiporter subunit F: protein MILEYAILFAFACFGAAIMMCLWRIITADGVGTRVLALDTMVINTIALMILYGLDQGTEIFFEAAMIIAMLGFVSTVAYARFMLRGNIIE, encoded by the coding sequence ATGATTTTGGAATATGCCATCTTGTTTGCCTTTGCCTGCTTCGGAGCCGCCATCATGATGTGCCTTTGGCGGATCATCACCGCAGACGGCGTTGGTACCCGCGTTCTTGCGCTGGATACGATGGTGATCAACACCATCGCCCTGATGATCCTGTATGGTCTGGATCAGGGCACCGAAATCTTTTTCGAAGCTGCCATGATCATTGCCATGCTCGGCTTCGTCTCAACTGTGGCTTACGCGCGCTTCATGTTGCGCGGCAACATTATCGAGTGA
- a CDS encoding monovalent cation/H+ antiporter subunit A has translation MSLFLIAALPFLGAVFPALLIRAGRNAAASAAALTTFLALMGLLIHIPSVMRGEVVTARFDWIPGLGLNANFMLDGLGFLFALLILGIGLLIILYARFYLSREDPMGQFYTYLLLFQGAMVGIVLSDNILLLLIFWELTSLSSFLLIGYWKHLPEGRQGARMALAVTGGGGLAMIAGMLILGNIVGSYDLSVILQNKELIQASPYYLPALILILLGAFTKSAQFPFHFWLPHAMAAPTPVSAYLHSATMVKAGLFLMARMWPVLAGTDAWFYIVATTGLVTMLLGAVIALFKDDLKALLAFSTVSHLGLITMLLGFGTKFAAVAAVFHIINHATFKAALFMTAGIVDHETGTRDVKRLGGLRHLMPITFTIGTIAALSMAGLPPLNGFLSKEMMLEETVHTTWLNSHYLVPGLALLASLFSAAYSFRFVSHVFLGPQRDDYPAHPHDPPVGLWIAPAFLVVLVILIGLYSAAIVGPLVVVVSSAVIGGEKLPYYSLKLWHGFVPALYMSIVATLGGLFLLSMHKRGEQLWNALPRPEAKVIFEAIINAFTRLSQWITDELHNGVLSRYAIIFVAFTVGLGYYAYSTGTIGVETRVPLPAQIIPIIGWICLVGATLGIMWFHRNRLLSLVLIGVVGLIVSVAFNYLSAPDLALTQISVEVVTMILLLLSLNFLPTETPWDSSAARRWRDAAISVVAGIGTGALIYAIMLRDFAFPTISDFHLANSYKGGGGTNVVNVILVDFRGFDTFGEIIVLGIAALIIFALTEAVLSTNVRGYLLNRKPHWPQSGDSHPLMMVVATRVMMPIALMVGAYIFFRGHNQPGGGFIAGLVVAIAFLMQYMASGYTWAIERQRFYYHGTIGWGVLIAAATGLGAWFNERPFLTSDFGYINWPPLEEFEWATAMLFDVGVFLAVLGAVMLALDSLSRFAWRPGMAQEFPMDINPLRDAPQDEDKEKEQA, from the coding sequence CCCTTCGGTCATGCGCGGCGAAGTTGTTACTGCACGGTTCGATTGGATTCCGGGACTTGGTTTAAACGCGAACTTTATGCTGGACGGACTAGGGTTTTTGTTTGCCCTGCTGATTTTGGGCATCGGTCTGCTGATCATCCTGTACGCGCGGTTCTACCTCTCGCGCGAAGATCCGATGGGGCAGTTCTATACCTATCTGCTGCTGTTTCAGGGCGCGATGGTCGGGATCGTTCTGTCAGACAACATCCTGCTTTTGCTTATTTTCTGGGAGCTTACGTCACTCAGCTCATTCCTGCTGATCGGCTATTGGAAACACCTGCCCGAAGGTCGCCAAGGCGCGCGTATGGCGCTGGCCGTTACGGGTGGCGGCGGGTTGGCGATGATTGCCGGGATGCTGATCCTGGGAAACATCGTGGGGTCATATGATCTGAGCGTCATTCTGCAAAACAAAGAACTGATCCAGGCTTCGCCCTACTACCTGCCCGCGCTGATCCTGATCCTGTTGGGCGCCTTCACAAAATCGGCCCAGTTCCCGTTCCATTTCTGGTTGCCGCACGCGATGGCGGCACCCACGCCGGTTTCGGCCTATCTGCACTCAGCCACAATGGTTAAAGCCGGTCTGTTTCTGATGGCGCGGATGTGGCCGGTTTTGGCCGGGACGGATGCATGGTTCTATATTGTCGCCACCACTGGTCTGGTGACCATGCTGTTGGGCGCGGTGATTGCTCTGTTCAAGGATGACTTAAAGGCGCTGCTTGCGTTTTCGACCGTTTCTCATCTGGGCCTGATCACCATGCTGCTGGGTTTTGGCACCAAGTTCGCAGCTGTCGCCGCCGTGTTTCACATCATCAACCACGCGACCTTCAAAGCCGCCCTATTCATGACCGCCGGGATCGTTGACCATGAAACCGGCACCCGTGACGTCAAGCGATTGGGCGGATTGCGGCATCTGATGCCGATCACCTTTACAATCGGCACCATCGCGGCCCTGTCGATGGCGGGCCTGCCGCCGCTAAATGGGTTCCTGTCGAAAGAGATGATGCTGGAGGAGACCGTCCACACGACATGGCTGAACTCGCATTATCTGGTGCCGGGATTGGCCTTGCTGGCATCGCTGTTTTCTGCAGCCTATTCCTTCCGTTTCGTGAGCCACGTGTTCCTCGGCCCGCAGCGCGACGACTACCCTGCGCATCCGCATGATCCACCCGTCGGTCTGTGGATTGCACCAGCCTTCCTGGTCGTGCTGGTCATTCTGATCGGCCTCTATTCGGCTGCGATCGTCGGCCCCTTGGTCGTCGTGGTGTCCAGCGCGGTGATCGGCGGAGAAAAGCTGCCCTACTACTCGCTGAAGCTGTGGCACGGTTTTGTGCCGGCACTGTACATGTCGATTGTCGCGACGCTGGGTGGCCTGTTCCTGCTGTCGATGCACAAACGCGGTGAGCAGCTATGGAACGCCCTGCCCCGCCCTGAGGCGAAGGTCATTTTCGAAGCGATCATCAACGCCTTCACCCGCCTCAGCCAATGGATCACGGATGAGCTGCACAACGGTGTCCTCAGCCGCTACGCGATCATCTTCGTCGCCTTTACCGTCGGTCTGGGCTACTACGCCTATTCGACAGGAACGATTGGCGTTGAAACACGTGTTCCGCTGCCTGCGCAGATCATCCCGATCATCGGCTGGATTTGTCTGGTTGGCGCGACCTTGGGGATCATGTGGTTCCACCGCAACCGTTTGTTGTCGCTTGTCCTGATCGGCGTCGTCGGCCTGATCGTGTCGGTCGCCTTCAACTATCTGTCTGCACCGGATCTGGCTCTGACCCAGATCTCGGTCGAGGTGGTGACAATGATCCTGCTGCTTCTGTCGCTGAACTTCCTGCCCACGGAAACGCCGTGGGACAGTTCAGCCGCACGACGGTGGCGAGATGCTGCGATTTCTGTTGTCGCGGGTATCGGGACCGGAGCGCTGATTTACGCGATCATGCTGCGGGACTTTGCCTTCCCGACAATCTCGGACTTCCATCTGGCGAATTCGTACAAGGGCGGTGGTGGCACCAACGTGGTGAACGTTATTCTGGTCGACTTCCGGGGCTTTGATACCTTTGGCGAGATCATCGTTCTGGGCATCGCGGCTCTGATCATCTTTGCCTTGACCGAAGCGGTTCTGAGCACGAATGTGCGCGGCTATCTTCTGAACCGAAAACCGCATTGGCCGCAATCGGGGGATTCTCATCCGCTGATGATGGTGGTTGCGACGCGTGTGATGATGCCCATCGCCCTGATGGTTGGCGCCTACATTTTCTTCCGGGGTCACAACCAACCCGGCGGCGGTTTCATCGCTGGTCTTGTCGTCGCAATTGCCTTTCTGATGCAATACATGGCCAGCGGATATACGTGGGCCATCGAACGACAAAGGTTCTACTATCACGGCACCATCGGCTGGGGTGTTCTGATTGCAGCCGCGACCGGCCTGGGGGCCTGGTTCAACGAACGTCCCTTCCTGACCAGCGATTTCGGTTACATCAACTGGCCACCGCTGGAAGAGTTCGAATGGGCCACGGCCATGCTGTTTGACGTGGGCGTTTTCCTCGCCGTTCTTGGGGCGGTGATGCTCGCGCTGGACAGCCTGTCGCGCTTTGCGTGGCGGCCGGGTATGGCGCAGGAATTCCCAATGGATATCAACCCACTGCGGGATGCCCCTCAAGACGAAGATAAAGAGAAGGAGCAGGCCTGA
- a CDS encoding Na+/H+ antiporter subunit C, whose product MEALVASAVGIMTAAGIFLILRRRTFPVILGLSLITYAVNVFLFATGRLALNAPAVLNKYEDVPYTDPLPQALVLTAIVISFGMTAVIVMIALSAYLSSKDDHIDMSPQDSVDAPGEDA is encoded by the coding sequence ATGGAAGCGCTCGTAGCCTCTGCCGTAGGCATTATGACCGCCGCCGGGATTTTCCTGATCCTGCGTCGCCGGACATTCCCAGTCATTCTTGGCCTGTCCCTGATCACCTACGCGGTGAACGTCTTCTTGTTTGCCACCGGGCGCCTCGCGCTGAATGCGCCAGCCGTTCTGAACAAATACGAAGACGTGCCCTATACCGACCCGCTGCCACAGGCGCTGGTGCTGACAGCCATCGTGATCTCGTTCGGGATGACGGCCGTGATCGTGATGATTGCCCTTTCGGCCTACCTGTCTTCAAAGGATGACCATATAGACATGAGCCCGCAGGACAGCGTGGACGCCCCGGGAGAAGACGCATGA
- a CDS encoding Na+/H+ antiporter subunit E translates to MKLLHRIFPHPHLTFLLTLVWVLLANNGSLNSLVFGLILGIIIPFITQPYWPDRPKLRNWPMVAEYMLVVLWDIVIANITVARIILFKRDADRQPNWVCVPLELRTPEAITVLAGTITMTPGTVSCDLSAQGHNLLVHCLDAPNPEEVRDQIKQRYERRLKEIFE, encoded by the coding sequence ATGAAACTGCTACACCGGATTTTTCCGCACCCTCATCTGACTTTTCTTCTGACGCTCGTCTGGGTGCTGCTGGCCAATAACGGGTCTTTGAACTCTTTGGTGTTTGGTCTGATTTTGGGGATCATCATCCCCTTTATTACGCAGCCCTACTGGCCGGATCGTCCCAAGCTGCGCAATTGGCCGATGGTGGCAGAGTACATGCTGGTCGTGCTTTGGGACATTGTGATTGCAAACATCACCGTTGCCCGAATTATCCTGTTCAAACGCGATGCCGACCGCCAACCCAACTGGGTCTGTGTCCCGTTGGAACTGCGCACGCCAGAGGCGATCACCGTTCTGGCGGGCACCATAACCATGACCCCAGGCACCGTCAGCTGCGATCTGTCGGCGCAAGGGCATAACCTTTTGGTGCATTGTCTTGACGCCCCCAACCCTGAAGAGGTGCGCGATCAGATCAAGCAGCGTTATGAGCGCAGGCTGAAGGAGATTTTCGAATGA